From Leptidea sinapis chromosome 3, ilLepSina1.1, whole genome shotgun sequence, a single genomic window includes:
- the LOC126979332 gene encoding uncharacterized protein LOC126979332 produces the protein MLTRKVVECILNAREKGLEVALLFCDLSKAFDVADHCVLATKFQLYGIDHQTLKLMLDFMSNRVQYVTGSGCELKSDGLYTTVGVPQGSSLSYLAFSILLNDLPRIVENAEVYMYADDVATVITAPGLDALEQKLSSVINQLAEWFRGNGLVLNLTKTQFICFDLSGRTRRQLVVNINDVRLQQVKAASFLGFQLDQTLSWDHHIENLSGRLARSCFAISRLSSTLSKKALRTCYFATFQSQVQYGVEFWGRAADSE, from the coding sequence ATGTTGACTCGTAAAGTAGTCGAATGCATTTTAAATGCCCGCGAGAAAGGGCTAGAGGTCGCACTGCTTTTCTGTGACCTGTCTAAGGCATTTGACGTAGCCGATCATTGCGTACTAGCTACTAAGTTTCAGCTCTACGGTATTGATCACCAAACGTTAAAACTTATGTTAGATTTCATGAGCAATAGAGTTCAATACGTTACGGGTAGCGGGTGTGAATTAAAGTCAGACGGTCTTTATACGACTGTAGGAGTACCTCAGGGTTCCTCATTGTCTTATCTCGCCTTCTCTATTCTGCTGAACGACTTACCGAGAATCGTAGAGAACGCCGAAGTATACATGTACGCTGATGATGTGGCTACTGTGATAACTGCGCCGGGACTAGATGCTCTCGAACAAAAGCTCAGCTCGGTAATAAATCAATTGGCTGAATGGTTCCGCGGAAACGGTCTGGTGTTAAATCTAACAAAGACCCAATTTATATGTTTCGATCTCTCTGGTCGGACTCGGCGGCAGCTGGTTGTAAATATCAATGATGTTCGTTTACAACAGGTTAAAGCAGCGTCCTTCCTCGGTTTTCAATTAGATCAAACTTTGTCGTGGGATCACCACATCGAAAATCTATCTGGTAGATTAGCCCGTAGCTGTTTCGCAATAAGTAGACTTTCCTCGACATTGTCAAAGAAAGCGCTACGTACCTGTTACTTTGCAACCTTTCAGTCACAGGTACAATATGGAGTTGAATTTTGGGGACGCGCCGCGGACTCTGAATGA